The region CCGCGATCGCCTGATTGAACAGGGTGATGACGCCGTACCGGAAGTGCTGAACCTGTGGCCGGATGCCGACCGCCAGCAGCTGCGTTCCTTGATCCGCAACGCGAAGAAAGAGAAAGAAGGGAATAAGCCGCCGAAGTCTGCGCGCCTGATTTTCCAGTATCTGCGCGAGCTGTCTGAGAACGAAGAGTAATCCCCCTCTCCCCAGAGAGGCGAGGGAGAAAAGAACGTAGGCCCGGTAAGCGCAAGCGCCACCGGGCTTTTTTTTACGCGTCGGCGGCCGCTTCCGCTTTCTTCGTAAGACCGTCCAGCAGCTTCTGATGGATCCCACCAAAACCGCCGTTGCTCATCACCAGAATGTGGTCGCCAGGCTGAGCGGCTTTCACCACCATATCCGCGAGCGCATCCACATCCGCGCTCCAGTGCGCAGGCTGAATGCAGGCATCGGCGACTTCCGCCACCTGCCACGGAATATGCTGCGGCTGCAGCAGGAAGACTTCATCGGCACGTCCTAACGACGGCGCGAGGTCATCTTTGCAGATGCCCATCTTCATGGTGTTCGAGCGCGGTTCCAGCACCGCCAGAATGCGCGCGGTACCGCCGACCTTGCCACGCAGGGCAGCAAGCGTGGCCAGAATGGCCGTTGGGTGGTGCGCGAAATCGTCATACACGGTAACGCCGTGGGCTTCACCGCGCAGCTCCAGACGGCGGCGGGCATTGATAAACGAACCCAGCGCATTGGCTGCATCCGCAGGCAGCACGCCCACGTGACGCGCAGCTGCAATGGCCATCAGGCCGTTGTGCATGTTGTGCTCGCCCACCAGGCCCCACTTCACCTCACCCACTTTTTCACCGTCGAGCAGCACTTCCCACTCGGAGGCATCGGCGTTGAGTTTCTTCGCCTGCCAGTGGCCCTGCTCGCCCACCAGCTCCTGCTCGCTCCAGCATCCCATCGCCATCGTCTGTTTCAGGTTGATGTCGTTCTCCGGCAGGATGATGCGGCCCTGGCCCGGAACAATGCGCACCAGGTGGTGGAACTGTTTCTGGATCGCTTTCAGATCGTCAAAAATATCCGCGTGATCGAACTCAAGGTTGTTGAGGATCAGCGTGCGCGGGCAGTAATGCACGAACTTAGAACGCTTGTCAAAGAACGCGCAGTCGTATTCGTCGGCTTCGATCACAAAGAACGGGCTGTCGCCCAGACGCGCAGAAACGTCGAAATTACCCGGAACGCCGCCAATCACGAAGCCCGGCTTGTAGCCGCAGGCTTCAAGGATCCAGGTCGCCATTCCGGCGGTGGTGGTTTTGCCGTGGGTACCGGCAACGGCAACCACCCAGCGGTCGCGCAGGACGAAGTCATGCAGCCACTGCGGGCCGGACATGAACGGAATATTGCGTTCCAGTACCGCCTCGACGCACGGATTGCCGCGGGTCATGGCGTTGCCAATGATCACCAGGTCCGGCTCGGGATCAAGCTGGCTGGCATCGTAGCCCTGAATTAAAGCGATGCCCTGTTTCTCCAGAAGTGTGCTCATCGGCGGATACACATTGGCGTCCGAACCTGTCACTTCATGGCCCAGCGAGCGCGCCAGCATTGCCAGTCCGCCCATGAAAGTGCCACAAATCCCCAATATATGAATGCGCATACGTCACTATCCTTCTTCAATGTGGCGCACATTTTACTCACATGTTAGCGGGTGTGAAACGCATTTCAGGTAAATCCGTATGTTGCTGGCGCGATTCACCTCTGCGCTAATATTTGAATGTTTGTTAAGATTGTTGGGCTTTAGTCGTTTTAGTGAACATACAATCGCTCTACTCACAAAGATGCAGGGAAAGTGTTATGAAAACGTTAGGTGAATTTATTGTCGAAAAGCAGCACGAGTTCTCTCATGCTACCGGTGAACTCACTGCTTTGCTGTCGGCAATAAAGCTGGGCGCTAAGATCATCCACCGTGATATCAACAAGGCCGGTCTGGTCGATATCCTGGGTGCCAGCGGTGCCGAGAACGTTCAGGGCGAGGTTCAACAGAAGCTCGATCTGTTCGCAAATGAAAAATTGAAAGCTGCACTGCGCGCGCGCGACATCGTTGCGGGTATCGCCTCTGAAGAAGAAGATGAAATTGTTGTTTTCGAAGGGTGTGAACACGCTAAATACGTTGTTCTGATGGATCCGCTCGACGGCTCCTCAAACATCGACGTTAACGTTTCTGTCGGTACCATTTTCTCCATCTACCGCCGCGTCACGCCTGTTGGCACGCCGGTGACCGAAGAAGATTTCCTGCAGCCGGGCATTAATCAGGTTGCTGCCGGTTACGTCGTTTATGGCTCCTCCACCATGCTGGTGTATACGACCGGGTGCGGGGTTCACGCCTTCACGTACGATCCATCA is a window of Enterobacter pseudoroggenkampii DNA encoding:
- the fbp gene encoding class 1 fructose-bisphosphatase, with the translated sequence MKTLGEFIVEKQHEFSHATGELTALLSAIKLGAKIIHRDINKAGLVDILGASGAENVQGEVQQKLDLFANEKLKAALRARDIVAGIASEEEDEIVVFEGCEHAKYVVLMDPLDGSSNIDVNVSVGTIFSIYRRVTPVGTPVTEEDFLQPGINQVAAGYVVYGSSTMLVYTTGCGVHAFTYDPSLGVFCLSQERMRFPQKGNTYSINEGNYIRFPNGVKKYIKFCQEEDKATQRPYTSRYIGSLVADFHRNLLKGGIYLYPSTASHPDGKLRLLYECNPMAFLAEQAGGKASDGKERILDIVPESLHQRRSFFVGNNHMVEDVERFIREYPDA
- the mpl gene encoding UDP-N-acetylmuramate:L-alanyl-gamma-D-glutamyl-meso-diaminopimelate ligase; this translates as MRIHILGICGTFMGGLAMLARSLGHEVTGSDANVYPPMSTLLEKQGIALIQGYDASQLDPEPDLVIIGNAMTRGNPCVEAVLERNIPFMSGPQWLHDFVLRDRWVVAVAGTHGKTTTAGMATWILEACGYKPGFVIGGVPGNFDVSARLGDSPFFVIEADEYDCAFFDKRSKFVHYCPRTLILNNLEFDHADIFDDLKAIQKQFHHLVRIVPGQGRIILPENDINLKQTMAMGCWSEQELVGEQGHWQAKKLNADASEWEVLLDGEKVGEVKWGLVGEHNMHNGLMAIAAARHVGVLPADAANALGSFINARRRLELRGEAHGVTVYDDFAHHPTAILATLAALRGKVGGTARILAVLEPRSNTMKMGICKDDLAPSLGRADEVFLLQPQHIPWQVAEVADACIQPAHWSADVDALADMVVKAAQPGDHILVMSNGGFGGIHQKLLDGLTKKAEAAADA